A genomic region of Azoarcus sp. KH32C contains the following coding sequences:
- a CDS encoding LON peptidase substrate-binding domain-containing protein codes for MSDPTDLLPLFPLQTVLFPGGVLPLHVFEARYMDLASRCLKDDLVFGVNLIAEGREVGAPAVPHPVGVSARIVEWDMPQTGVLDLVTRGERRYRILRTETGPNGLLLGEVEWLAEVAPVPLPQEYAPLVALLQAIFAEVGEERLPPPHHFDDAEWVGNRFAELLPIPFKAKQALLEYDDTLGRLDIIRQYLDQRGVFGG; via the coding sequence ATGAGCGATCCGACGGACCTGCTGCCCCTCTTCCCCTTGCAGACCGTGCTCTTCCCCGGCGGGGTGCTGCCCTTGCACGTGTTCGAGGCGCGCTACATGGATCTCGCGAGCCGCTGCCTGAAGGATGACCTGGTGTTCGGCGTGAACCTCATCGCCGAGGGCCGCGAGGTCGGCGCACCGGCCGTGCCGCATCCGGTCGGCGTCAGCGCGCGCATCGTCGAATGGGACATGCCGCAGACCGGCGTGCTCGACCTCGTCACGCGCGGCGAGCGCCGCTACCGCATCCTGCGCACCGAAACCGGTCCCAACGGATTGCTGCTGGGCGAGGTCGAATGGCTCGCGGAGGTCGCGCCCGTGCCGCTGCCCCAGGAGTACGCGCCGCTCGTCGCGCTGCTGCAGGCGATTTTCGCGGAGGTCGGCGAGGAGCGCCTGCCGCCGCCTCACCACTTCGACGACGCCGAGTGGGTCGGCAACCGCTTCGCCGAACTGCTGCCGATCCCCTTCAAGGCCAAGCAGGCGCTGCTCGAATACGACGACACGCTCGGCCGGCTCGACATCATCCGCCAGTACCTCGACCAGCGCGGCGTGTTCGGCGGCTGA
- a CDS encoding flavin prenyltransferase UbiX codes for MTASLPPQTVAVAFTGASGMPYGLRLVECLLAAGCKVWLLYSQVAQIVARQEMNLELPSRPAEVEAALSERFAAPPGQLRVFGREEWFAPLASGSNPADAMVVCPCTMGTLAAVAAGLSQNLIERAADVAIKEGRKLVLVPRETPFSPIHLENMLKLARLGVVILPPSPGFYNHPQTVEDLVDFVVARVLDQIRVPHRLMQRWGEADIEGQS; via the coding sequence ATGACCGCCTCCCTCCCGCCCCAGACCGTCGCTGTCGCCTTCACCGGCGCCTCGGGCATGCCCTACGGGCTGCGGCTCGTCGAATGCCTGCTCGCGGCCGGATGCAAGGTGTGGCTGCTGTATTCGCAGGTCGCGCAGATCGTCGCGCGGCAGGAGATGAACCTCGAGCTGCCGTCGCGGCCGGCCGAGGTCGAGGCGGCGCTGTCGGAGCGTTTCGCGGCACCACCCGGGCAGTTGCGCGTCTTCGGCCGCGAGGAATGGTTCGCGCCGCTCGCGTCCGGCTCGAACCCGGCCGACGCGATGGTCGTGTGCCCCTGCACGATGGGCACGCTCGCGGCGGTCGCCGCGGGACTCAGCCAGAACCTCATCGAGCGCGCCGCCGACGTCGCGATCAAGGAAGGGCGCAAGCTCGTGCTCGTGCCGCGCGAGACGCCGTTCTCGCCGATCCACCTCGAGAACATGCTCAAGCTCGCGCGCCTGGGCGTCGTGATCCTGCCGCCGAGCCCCGGCTTCTACAACCATCCGCAGACCGTCGAGGACCTCGTCGATTTCGTCGTCGCACGCGTGCTCGACCAGATCCGCGTGCCGCACCGGCTGATGCAGCGCTGGGGCGAGGCGGACATCGAAGGGCAATCATGA
- a CDS encoding ABC transporter substrate-binding protein has protein sequence MTPIRRFLAVLGLALAGAVAAAETPGVSRNEIVVGSIQDLSGPIALLGAPVRDGMLLRFEDANAAGGVHGRKLRLVVEDSGYDPKKGVLAARKLIQRDKVFAFLANLGTPVVMATMPIVVEAGRPHLFPFSPHESTYSPVHPLKFQMFAPYQDYMEAATRNMVQTRGYKKTCLLYQDDDYGLEVLKGVEAGLAKLKQPLVEKTSYKRGATDLSSQVARLRAADCDFVVLATVVRETVAAVTEARKIGWNVDMLVTASGYSSQTHELGGKAVEGLYGVSVLPHPYEEGANRQLADWIKRYRERFGAAPNVWSAMGYGVADLFVKAAEKAGPDLTVERFTAAMESLHTPRDFFGSPEYRFSREDHLGNRLGRIAQIQNGRWVILTDYLK, from the coding sequence ATGACGCCCATCCGCCGCTTTCTCGCCGTGCTCGGTCTCGCCCTTGCCGGCGCCGTCGCCGCGGCCGAGACCCCGGGCGTGAGCCGCAACGAGATCGTGGTCGGCAGCATCCAGGATCTCTCCGGGCCGATCGCGCTGCTCGGCGCGCCGGTGCGCGATGGCATGCTGCTGCGCTTCGAGGACGCCAACGCGGCGGGTGGCGTGCATGGGCGCAAACTGCGGCTGGTGGTCGAGGATTCCGGCTACGATCCGAAGAAGGGCGTGCTGGCGGCGAGAAAGCTGATCCAGCGCGACAAGGTCTTCGCCTTCCTCGCGAACCTCGGCACGCCGGTCGTGATGGCGACGATGCCGATCGTCGTCGAGGCCGGCCGCCCGCATCTCTTCCCGTTCTCGCCGCACGAATCGACCTATTCGCCGGTCCATCCGCTCAAGTTCCAGATGTTCGCGCCCTACCAGGACTACATGGAGGCCGCGACGCGCAACATGGTGCAGACGCGCGGCTACAAGAAGACCTGCCTGCTGTACCAGGACGACGACTACGGGCTCGAAGTGCTGAAGGGCGTCGAGGCGGGGCTCGCGAAGCTGAAGCAGCCGCTCGTCGAGAAGACGAGCTACAAGCGCGGTGCGACCGACCTCTCGAGCCAGGTCGCGCGGCTGCGCGCGGCCGACTGCGACTTCGTCGTGCTCGCGACCGTTGTGCGCGAGACCGTCGCTGCCGTGACCGAGGCGCGCAAGATCGGCTGGAACGTCGACATGCTCGTCACCGCGTCCGGCTATTCGTCGCAGACGCACGAGCTCGGCGGCAAGGCGGTCGAGGGCCTGTATGGCGTGAGCGTGCTGCCGCATCCCTACGAGGAAGGTGCGAACCGCCAGCTCGCGGACTGGATCAAGCGTTACCGCGAGCGTTTCGGCGCGGCACCGAACGTCTGGAGCGCGATGGGCTACGGCGTCGCCGACCTCTTCGTGAAGGCCGCTGAGAAGGCGGGTCCCGATCTGACGGTAGAGCGCTTTACCGCGGCGATGGAGTCCCTGCATACCCCGCGCGACTTCTTCGGCAGTCCGGAGTATCGTTTCAGCCGCGAAGACCACCTCGGCAACCGTCTCGGCCGCATCGCGCAGATCCAGAACGGGCGCTGGGTGATCCTGACCGACTATCTGAAATGA